The window CGATGTCGTACACCTCGCGCTGCTCGCGCGTGGCCTTGCCAAAGACGAAGGTGCGCGTGATGTCGGAGGCGTACATCTTGTACCAGGCGCCAAAGTCGAACAGCGCGTAGTCGCCCTTGCGAAGTTTGCGGTCGGTTGGGAACGCGTGGGGCTCGGCGGCGTTCTCGCCAAAGCTCGTGATCGTGCTGAAGCTTGGGCCCGAGGCGCCGCGGCGCTGCATGCGGTCGTTGAGCTCGGCCGCGTGCTCGCGCTCCGTCTTGCCGGCCGCAAGGAAGTCGGGGATCTCGAGCGCGACCTTGCTTGCGATGTCGGCGGCCTTCTTGATGCGGTCGATCTCGATCTCGTCCTTGAACAGGCGCGCGCGCAGCATGGGCTCGGAGACGTCCACGAGCTTGGCGCCCTTGGGGAGGCTTCGCTTCAGGCTTTCCCACGCGACGTAGGTGATCTCGCGGCCGTGGAAGCCCACGCGCTTGGCGCCGCCGAGGGCCTTGCGGACGATGTCCTCGCGCTCCTTGCGGGAGGCGTACACGGAGATCGTCGCGTCCTTGGCGCGCCGGGCGCTTTGTTCCTCGAGCGAGTTCGTGGCGACGTGCACCTTGCCGTTGGGCAGCGCCACGCACGCGTTTCCTTCGAAGATGCCTCCCTCGACGAGGTCGGTGAGATAATAGAAGGAGAGGTCCACGTGCGGCGACTCGCTGTTGACGAGGGCGACGGCGTCGACGTCGGGGGCCTGCTTGAAGAAGTTCTTCACGCGCGAGCGCATGAGCGGGGGAAACGCCCGCGCGGGTATTTGAAATGGGGGTGCGATGATCATTCATCGCAGCCGTGGAAGGGTGGCGGCCGACCGCGGCCGCCGGGGGAAGGAGGTCAGAGGGAGGCGGTCCGGGGGAAGACCGCCGAGGGGGATGCGTTCTTGATCGTGTTCACGCCACGACGAGGCCCAGCAGGAGGACCGCAGCGGAGAACGTGCAGACGTACGAGGCGACCCAGCAGAGGTAATCGCCAAGACCGCCATCGCGGGCGCCCATCGGGTTAGCGTCCATGCAACCCTCTCTGGCGGGAGGGACGGATGTCGGTGCCGTGCTGGCTCTAGCAACTTGTAATTACCGGCCGGTCAAATAGGCCGCCCCGCGCCTTGATCGGTCGGAACCAAGACCGCGGGCATGGGCCGGATTCGGCGGCCGATTTCGAGCGGCCCGGACCGGAAACGAGCTTTCCCCAGCTACACCGTGGGCCGCCGGTCGCGCCGGGCGACGGGAGCGCGACGCTCCGCGGCCGGCGCCGGAACGCCGGCGGGGCGCGCAAGCAGCGCCGCCGAGAGCCCCCCGGCAAACGCCGCCGGAAAGGCAAGAAGCACGAGCGCGCCTAAGCTTGCAAGCAAGGCTCGCGCGCTCGCGACGATCTCCTGCGAGGCGGCTTCCGGGTTTGCGGCGGCAAAGGCGGCGGCAAGGAGGCCCGTGAACAGGAACGCAAGCACGATCTGGCCGAGGCCCCCGCCGAGGAAGCCCGCGACAAAGGCGCTTCCGGGGTAGGGCTCCAGCACGCGCGCCGCGTGCACGCCGCACGCGACGGC of the Candidatus Thermoplasmatota archaeon genome contains:
- a CDS encoding Xaa-Pro peptidase family protein, with amino-acid sequence MRSRVKNFFKQAPDVDAVALVNSESPHVDLSFYYLTDLVEGGIFEGNACVALPNGKVHVATNSLEEQSARRAKDATISVYASRKEREDIVRKALGGAKRVGFHGREITYVAWESLKRSLPKGAKLVDVSEPMLRARLFKDEIEIDRIKKAADIASKVALEIPDFLAAGKTEREHAAELNDRMQRRGASGPSFSTITSFGENAAEPHAFPTDRKLRKGDYALFDFGAWYKMYASDITRTFVFGKATREQREVYDIVREAQQVGFDAIHHGAKAANVHNDVAAVIDKTKYKGRFIHSTGHSVGLAVHDGGRIAAQSD